The genomic region GCCACCGGTGCTCCGCCCGCCAGGGGGAAGGCCAGCACGTTGCCGGGGTTCAGGTTCTCCGCCACCCAGAGGCGCACGCCGTCACTGGCCAGGCCGGTGATGGAGGGCCGCGAGGTGAACACGCCGAGGGCGCCGCCGCCCTTGGGCATGCGCTGCACGTCGTTGCCCTCCTGCCAGAAGAGGTGGGTGCCATCCACGGTGAGCAGGCCCGTGACACCCGGGCGGCCGCTGACGAGCGTGGTGGGGGCGCCGCCCGCCACGGGCAGGGACAGGATGGAGCCGCCCTGGGTGACGAACAGGCTGGTGCCGTCGGTGGCGATGCCGCCCAGGCCCGTGAGGCCCGTGGCGAGCGTGGACACCGCGCCGCCGTTGACGGAGACCTTGAGGATGGAGCCCGCGGCTTCTGTCCAGTACACGTTGACGCCATCCGTCGCGACGGCGATGGGGTCCGGGCGGTTGAAGGCGAGGACGCTCTCGCCGCCGCTGTCGAGCGAGGCCTTCATCACCACGCCGGTGCCGCGGCGCTCCACCCAGTAGCCGAAGCGGCCATCCGTGGCGGAGCCGGAGAGGTCGAACCGGGAGACGGGGGTGAGCGGGTGGTCCGCGTTGAGGAAGTCCTCCATCACCTGCTTGCGGAAGGGGATGAAGGTGTTGGCGAGCGCGCTGGACACGACGAAGCGGGTGCCTTCAGGCCCCGTCTGGGTGCTCTCCGTGCTGTGCACGAAGGACGCCGAGTTCGGGAAGGAGATGCCGCCGCCCATGGCGCCGCCGCTGCTGCGGTCATGGCAGCCGCCGCAGGACAGGGCCTGGGCGCGGGCGACGATCTGGTTCGGCGTGAGCGGGCTGCCCAGCCGGGTGAGCTCCGCCTGGATGTCGTTGCGGAAGGTGCTGGCGCCGCTGCCGAACTGGGCCGCGTAGTCATCCTCGACACCGAAGGACTGCGCGTCGCTCTGGGCGGCGTTGAACTGATCCGGAACCGAGTAGTTGAACGTGTTGACGTTGTTGACCGCCAGCTCCTCCACCTGGGTGATGAAGTGCGCGCGGAAGCTGGGGGCCAGCGCATGCGTGGAGGCCGGGTTGAAGAGCCGGCCCGCCGGGTTGGCCTTCACCGTCACGGGGGCGAACTTCAGGGTGCACACCCCGCCCGGGCACTGGCGCTGGATCTTGAACTCCTTCAGCATCCACGGCCCGTTGATGAACATGTTGACGCGCACCTGACCGATGCCCGCCGGGTTGAAGCCGTAGTTGTTGATGTGGATGACCGGCGAGAAGCCCGGCAGGCCGGTGAAGTAGAAGTCGCGCACGGCGATGGCGCGGTTGGCCAGCGTCTTCGTGCTCAGGTCGCGCCAGAAGGACTGGACGGGACGGCAGCCATCGATACCCAGGTCCGGACGGGGATTGGGAAGGGCGGCCTCGAAGATGATGAAGTTGCGTCCGCCGCCTCCGCCTGTCTTGCCAAAGACGACGCGATACTCACCACAGTCGGCGCCGGAGGTGGGGGCCAGGTCAAAGCGGTTGTAGATGCCGATGGCGGAGTAGGAGCCGATGTTGGTGAGGCTGGTGGGGACCGCCTGCGCGCCCTCCTGGGGACGGCAGCCATTGGGGAAGCCGTTGAGCAGGTTGCCACTGTCCGTGCAGTGCGCGCCCGGCTGCAGGTCCGCCTGCCCGGGCGACGGCGTCTGCGTGTCCCAGAGCTGGCGGAAGAGCTGGGTGCTGTTGAGCCCCGTGCCCCCGTTCTGCGCGGCCAGCTGGTTGAGGACGCCGGACAGGGTGAAGTTGGCCAGGATGGCCGTCTCGGTCAGCACCACCGACTTGCGGGCATCCACCGTCTGGGGCGTCACCGAGCCCAGTGCCTGCGACTGTCGCCGGCTCGTGACACCCATTTCACCACGGTCGGAGATGGGATCCCGGCCCGCCGCCGCCGGGGCCTCATCCGGCCCCTCGGCCTGACAACCCGCGCACAACATGGCTCCGGCCGCGAGCGCGGCCTTGAGAGAGTGCTTCAGCATGTGGGGATTCCTTCCGGGCGGACGGGTGCCGCTAGAGCAGGGGATGCCTGTCTTTGACCCGGAATGTAACTATTGACTCACTCACAGTGAAAGTCAAACACGGCCAAACGATTTGCTCGCAAAGCTTTTAACGCGGCTCGTGCTGTGCTCGCCGCTTGATCCAGTCCGGCAGAATTCCAGCGGATTGCGGAGATAAGACTGTTTTTGAGGATTCCTTTTTGCGGGATCCGGATCCTGGTGCGTTGTGTTGAGGCGCAGAATCCGCCTGTGACTTCGGGCGTCGGCGTGTATCGAGTTGCGTCATGAGCTCGTGACACGTCAGAGGGCATGCCAGCCGGTGCACACCGTGCAGCCCGCTTCACACGAAGAGGGGGCTATCGTCCTGACCGTGAAGCTCCCCGTGCTGCTGGGCAACCACACCGTCTTCTCCAACTTCCATCTGTGAGCAGGGTCAGGGTGCCTTGACGTAACCCGAGACCTTCGGGTTGCAGGCGCTCACTTTCTTCAGCGCGGCCTCGGCTGCCTTCTTCTCCGGGAGGAGCTTCGTCACGATGAACAGCCCCGGGGTCAGGCGTTTGAACGAGGTGCTCTCGAGGACCAGGAAGTCGTTCGTACAGAGCTTCTCCGACTGTGTGTCTTCACGGTAGGCGATGGCCTCCCGGACCGTCTTGAAGCTTCCGATGATGGCCGCGTGGCGCTCGGGCCGCCGCTCCTTCACCACCTTCTGGGCCGTGGCATCCCAGCGATAGGCCTGGAGCTTCCACTGGTCGGGCTCGCCGCTGTCGGCATCGGCGGAGAGAAACACATACTCCCTGAAGAAGCCTTCGACCGGTGAGTCTGGCGTCAGCGGATACGGGCTGACGGAGGACTGCTCCGGACCCGCGAAGTTCTCATCCCCCTTCCAGGCTTCCGCCACGCCCCCATCCTTGACGACATAGAGGCGGTGCCGGCGATGGACGTGCTCGAACCCGCTCTCCTGGGTGACGAGGAGCCCCCACGCGTCAGCCGTGAGCCGGACCGGCTGGACGGAGGTCGTGACGTTGCGCTCCTCCTCGCCGGAGGTCCAGCGCTCGGAGGACGCGGTTCCTGAGGGGGCCTGCTGAATCCCGTGAGCCATGCCGTCGGGAAGCCTCGCCTTGCGCTTCCCCTCCGCGCCTTCGCTCAGCTCGAGCTCCAGCTTGCAGGTGTCGCTCGCCTTGCGGCAGCCCGTGGCGCGCAGGACATACATCGCGTCGGTCGTTTCACTCGCCTTGAAGCGCTTGAGCTCGAGCCCGTCCTGCGCCGGAGGCGCGGCGCTGACCGTCCGGGGCGTGGCTGCGACCAGAAGCGCGATGAGCACCGAACCCCGCGCGGACCGACTTTCAAAGCGCATCTTCACTGCCTCCATGTTTCGGCCCTTCCTGTTGGCCACACTCTAGTCCGCGCAGGTATCCGGCCGGGCACGAGTGTCCAGCGCTACGCTGCCCGGCATGGACTCCCCGCCCGAAGCCGACCTCTCCACCGACGAGCTCTTCGCCCGCACGCTCCAGGGGGATGAGGAGGACGCGGGCGCGTGGCGCGCCATCTGGCAGTTGCACCACCGCGGTGGCGAGGACGTCTTCCAGCGCGCCGCGGCCTGGCTCCAGTCCTCCTCCGCGAAGGAGCGGGGCCGCGGCGCGAACGTCCTTGCACAGCTGGACTTCCGGAACCGGTCTCCGGAGCTCGTCGCACGCTTCACGGACGCACTCCTGCCGGCGCTCGCGAAGGAGCAGGATGCCGCGGTGCTGGAGGCCATGGCCGCTGCCCTGGGCCACCTGGGGGACCCCCGCGCGGTCCCCGCGCTCCTTCCCCTGAAGGACCACCCGGACGCGCACGTCCGCTTCGGCGTCGTCATGGGGCTGTCGGGGCACCGGGATGCCCAGGCGCTCCAGGCCTTGATTCATCTCTCCCGTGACTTCGACGAGACCGTGCGCGAGTGGGCCACGTTCACGCTCGGCTCCCAGGCGCGCGAGGTGGACACGCTGGAGCTGCGCGAGGCCCTGGTGGAGCGGCTCTCCGAGGACCACCCGAAGATTCGCGGAGAGGCGCTGCTGGGCCTGGCCTTGCGCAAGGACGCGCGTGCCCTGGAGCCGCTGCGGCGCGTGCTGGAGGAGGGCGTGGTGACCACGCTGGACGTGGAGGCGGCCCAGGCGCTGGAGGATGTCTCACTGCTCCCCCCGCTCCGGGAGCTCCGCGAGTCTGTCAATGAAGAGGACGACGACCCCGAGTTCCGCGCGGTCCTCTTCGAGGCCATCCACGTCCTGGAGTCGCTGTCTCGGTGACGCAACAGGCCGAATAGCAGGAATTCATTATAAATCTGTAAATATTGGATTCCCTGGCCATGCGGCGCGCCGCTTTTGACGGCTGTATCAAGGGACTCCATCCGCCAACTCCAACAGCGCGTCGAACAGGGGGGCATCGATGCGGTGTGCGGTCTGCGAATGCTGACCGGCGCGCAGCCCCGGCCACGCGCCGGCCAGTTGATGCGTCATCAGGAGGGTCGTGCCGCCCGCGTGCTCAAGGGCGAGCGCGCCCACCAGGCCACGGCCGTGCTGCAGGTTCGTGCGCAGGACCCGCAGCGTTCCGTTGGAGTGGGCTCCCAGCACCTGGCCAGAAGCATCTCGCAGGACCAGTTCCCGCGCGGAGCGCTCCAGGTGCAGCAGCGGCACCTTGCAGTACGTGGATCCCGGCGCGTCGACCTTCAGGATCAGCAGCATCAGGTTCACCATCCCGATGCCGAAGCCGGTCGCGACCAACAGCGCCACGAACCACGGCAGGCTGAAGCCCGGCCACGAAAACCACGCTACCGATGCCGCGGAGAGCACCACGGCCGGAGGCGCCGTCCATGCCACCAGCGCCAGCACGAAGCTCCGGGTGCTCACCTTCCACAGGGTGACCTCTTCCAGGGCCCGCCCCTTGCTCCGGCCGCTTCGGTCCGGAATGCGCTCGCGTGTCGAATCCATCCCCCCAGGATGGACGAATCCCGCCCCAAGGCGAAGCCCCCGCTTCGCCTCGGGCCTGCTTCAGCGGCGCGGCGGCGCTAGTAGTTGAGCCAGCGGTAGCCCGTGGACGCCGAGCCCGAGCACAGCAGGGAGTTCGGCTGGTGGCTCGTGGCGTTGCAGCACTCCTTCGTCGCGCCCGGAGTGGTGCACCGCAGGTTCACGTACAGGCTGCACGACGGCAGTCCGGCACACGTGGACGGGCACGCGGTCAGCACGCCGTCACACGTGACGCCCTGGTAGTCGGTCGAAGAGCAGGTGGCCCCGGTACAGGAGACCGAAGTTCCCCCCGAGCAGGCCGCCGTACAGGTGCCGAACTGGGACACCGTGCGCGCTTCGGCCTCGGGAGCCATCGTGTCCTCAAGGGCCGGGCCTCCGCACCCCAGGAGGGAAATACCAACCAACGTCACCATCGCCGCGAGAGAGAGCTTCATGGGAGACTCCTGGAGGATTTTCGAGATGAAAGCGGCGAACTGTTTCAGTAGCAGGCGCACTCGTTCCGGCTGGGGCAGAAGCCATAGGAGAAACCCATCTCGATGCATGACGCGATGCAGGCATCACAGGTGTACGCCTGCGGCCCCACCGGTGCTGGCGTGGACAGGGCCTGCGTGGCCGTGAATGAGAAGGCAGCGGCCGCGACGACGGCGAGCAAGGTCTGTCCGGCACTCTTCGCAATGCGAATCATGACAACCTCCTGGAGGGGCTGACACCCGTTCGGAATACCGCGGCAAGAGCTGCGGCCTGAAAACGGTAGCCCTGCAGGGAAAAGCCGTCAAAGCGGTACAGCCCGGGCCTGTCTCCAGGTGTTCGAAGGCGTGTCAGGTCCGGGTTCCAGTCTTCGTGTGTTGTGGACACGAAGGCTGCCGGGTCCATCCCGGGAGCCGCCAGCCAGGGAGGGGGCCATGTCGCTGAAGGGAATCGCGCAGGAGACCGTCGGAATCGTGGAGCAGGGCGAGTACGTGGCACCGTCCGGGAGGCCCGTGCGGTTCCGGGAGCAGGTGGAGCACGCCCTGCGCGGGACGCGGCTCTACCGGCCCGGTGACTTCGAGCGGCTGCCCCGGCCCGAGCCTCGCGTGGAAGGCGCCGCGCTTCGCATCGAGGTGACGCCGGAGAAGACCGGCGCCGCGTCGCGCCGGTGCGTGGAGGCGGAAGGAGTGACGGACGTCGTCGCGCTCAACTTCGCGTCCGCGAAGAACCCGGGCGGCGGCTTCCTGGGCGGAGCGAAGGCGCAGGAGGAGGACCTGGCGCGCTGCTCGGCGCTCTACCCGTGCCTGCTCACGCAGCGCGAGTACTACGACGCCAACCGTGCGCAGTCCTCGCCGCTGTACACGGACCACGTCATCTACTCACCCCAGGTGCCGTTCTTCCGGGACGAGGGCCTCACGCTGCTGGAGAAACCCTTCCGCGTGTCCGTCATCACCGCGCCCGCGCCCAACGCCGGTTCAGCCGCGCGGAACGCACCGCACCTGCTGCCCCGCATGCGGGAGGTGCTGCAAGCGCGGGCGGTGAAGGTGCTCCAGGTGGCGGCGCACCACGGGCACCGCACGCTGGTGCTGGGAGCGTGGGGCTGTGGCGCCTTCCGCAACCAGCCGCACGACGCGGCGGAGGCCTTCGCCAGCGCCCTGGACGCCTTCCCCGGCGTCTTCGAGCGCGTGGTGTTCGCGGTGTGGGAGCGGGGAGGGGACGGCCCCAACCTGCGGGCCTTCCGCGAGCGGTTCGCCTGACGCGCCGGGGCTACTCGACGACGTACACGAGGCTCTCCCCCTGGTAGTAGGGGCGGTAGCGGACGCCGCCGCACTGCTGGTAGGTGATGCCGCCCGCCACGCTGGCCACGCATCCCGCGGGGAGCGCCGTGACGGTCTGCGCGCCCGCGGGCACCGCCACCACGGCCGTGCTCGTGCCGCCGTAATAGGCGTCGTGACGGGCGGCCGTGCGTCGCGAGGTGCGCCGCGCCACCCGGCGCGACGTGCCGTAATTCTGGGCCAGGGCCACCTCCGGGAGCATCTCACCCAGGAAGAAGAGTCCCAGCATCATCGCCGCCGCCCGCTGGCGGGACCTGCGCGCGAGCATCCTCATTTCGAGCCTCCTTGCTGCGCCCCGCCCTGCGAGTCGGGTGCGAGGAACGACACGCGCATCGCATCGCGCGGGGGCGTGAACTGGAACTGGTCCTGGGTGAGCTGGGGCGACAGGTTCCACTCGGACAGGCTCACCGAGTACTGCGGCGCTCCTGGCAGGTCCCTGGAGGTGATGACGTACTTGCGCGGCAGGGGCCGCGGGCCGTCCTCGACCCACAATTCCCAGTCCACGCCGTCGCTGTTGCGGAACGCCAGGTGGTGCACGGCCACGCCGTCCACCATGGAGCCGCCGAGATAGCGCCCCGAGCACACGTCCTCGGTGAGGGCGGCGTAGGGGTTGCTGACGAGGAGGTCCGCCCCGGGTGCATCCAACCCGAGCTTTTGTGAGGCCATGTCCAGCGTGGCATCCACCGTGGTGGGGGCTGGCGTCGTCGCATAGGCATTGGCGCGCTCGCCATGGAGGGTGAGCTGCCGGCCGTCGTAGAAGAGGTGGAGCCTGGCCAGGTCTCCGGTGCGGTCCACGCGGAGCCGGTTGGGCCGCTGCAGGCGCACGTCACCCGAGCGCTGCAGCTGGATCTTCTGCCCCGAGTCGAGCACCTCATCGAGCGTCCCCTGGGTGCGGACGGAGAACTCGCGCTGCGCGGACAGGAAGTCGCTCATCTGGCGCAGGATGCGCTGCGCCTGGGGATCGATTCGAGCGTCGGACCCGGTGGAGGCCTTCGCCTGCTGCGCGGCTCCAAGCAGGGGTGTCGCTCCGAGGAGCAGGGCGAGCAGGGGCCCCCACCACCTCTTCCATGATCCTCCGCTGCTACCTGTGTCTGTCATGAGCACCTCCTGGGGCGCGAGAGGCGCCCCGGACGCCGGGCGGCTTCGCCGCACGCCTTCGACCGTTGCCCCAGGACGTTGGGCGTGGGGTCACCCGGCACAAAGACTCACCGGCTCGACCGCCGAACTGGCTGGTGGCTGGCGGAAGGCCGCCGCCGCGCACAGCATCGGTGTCAGGAGCGGAGGGCCCGGCAGGCTGGCTGTCCGGGAGGAGGCAATCGCTGGGGCAGGGGAGGTGGCGCGGCGGCTACAGGGGGCCCGAGCAGTTGCTGGTGTGAGCGCCCGGCGGGCACCAGTAGTTGGTGATGTTCAGCTCGGCCTTCGTGCCGGTGCGCGCGTCGCAGGCGCTGGTGCTGAACAGGCCAAAGGGCAGATTGATGCCGTAGGAATCCTGCTCCGTCCGGCAACGCGCATAGAGGACGCATTCGTCATCACAGAGTGGAGCGCACGGCCCGTGCTGGGGCCACAGCCCGTGAAGGCCAGGGAGAAGGTGAGGGCGGCCAGCTTGGACTTGAACGTCATGGGACTGTCTCCGTGAGGGACCACGAAAAGGCGTCCACAAATCCGTGGCGGCATGACGCCCGTGTCGTGAGTCCAAGGGCCGGGGGGTGGCAGAGAGCCTGTCTCCCTGGGACGGCCCTCTCAGGCATGGTGATTGCTCAGGCAGCCACCACCTCAAGGGGGAAGAGCCATGCCGCGTTTCATCTGCCTGATCATGCTGTTGTGGTGGGTCGTCCCTCCGTCATTCGCTCGGGCCGAGGAGCCAGGGACGGCATCGCCCGAGACCTCATCCCAGGACTGGTTCGAGAATCCCACCCGCACCCGCAGCCTCGTGGGGCCCACCGCGCTCCCGCTGCATGCGGGAGAGGGCTACATCGGTCAGCAGGCCTTCCTCATCACCGCCGCGGAGGTAGGCCTCTCCGAGCGCGTGTCCCTGAACGCGGCTTCGGTCATC from Corallococcus macrosporus harbors:
- a CDS encoding HEAT repeat domain-containing protein, translated to MDSPPEADLSTDELFARTLQGDEEDAGAWRAIWQLHHRGGEDVFQRAAAWLQSSSAKERGRGANVLAQLDFRNRSPELVARFTDALLPALAKEQDAAVLEAMAAALGHLGDPRAVPALLPLKDHPDAHVRFGVVMGLSGHRDAQALQALIHLSRDFDETVREWATFTLGSQAREVDTLELREALVERLSEDHPKIRGEALLGLALRKDARALEPLRRVLEEGVVTTLDVEAAQALEDVSLLPPLRELRESVNEEDDDPEFRAVLFEAIHVLESLSR
- a CDS encoding TIGR02452 family protein encodes the protein MSLKGIAQETVGIVEQGEYVAPSGRPVRFREQVEHALRGTRLYRPGDFERLPRPEPRVEGAALRIEVTPEKTGAASRRCVEAEGVTDVVALNFASAKNPGGGFLGGAKAQEEDLARCSALYPCLLTQREYYDANRAQSSPLYTDHVIYSPQVPFFRDEGLTLLEKPFRVSVITAPAPNAGSAARNAPHLLPRMREVLQARAVKVLQVAAHHGHRTLVLGAWGCGAFRNQPHDAAEAFASALDAFPGVFERVVFAVWERGGDGPNLRAFRERFA
- a CDS encoding DUF2092 domain-containing protein; this translates as MTDTGSSGGSWKRWWGPLLALLLGATPLLGAAQQAKASTGSDARIDPQAQRILRQMSDFLSAQREFSVRTQGTLDEVLDSGQKIQLQRSGDVRLQRPNRLRVDRTGDLARLHLFYDGRQLTLHGERANAYATTPAPTTVDATLDMASQKLGLDAPGADLLVSNPYAALTEDVCSGRYLGGSMVDGVAVHHLAFRNSDGVDWELWVEDGPRPLPRKYVITSRDLPGAPQYSVSLSEWNLSPQLTQDQFQFTPPRDAMRVSFLAPDSQGGAQQGGSK